Below is a genomic region from Enoplosus armatus isolate fEnoArm2 chromosome 10, fEnoArm2.hap1, whole genome shotgun sequence.
CTGCGGAGTGAATTCATTGCATCCAACGTGCTAACACCGTGGACTCAGCAGCACTACACAACTtctagctaacatgctagctcAATTCAGTCATTCAAACTACAAAATTCAGCCGTATTTTCTAACATAATCCAATACGTTATGTATTCCCTTCAAAATACAAACCTTAAAAAGTCTGCAACTCTATCTACACACAGTTAAAGCAAATTACTCACAACTTGGATCGGCTAGCTGCTGCTATTTACTCCGAGGAACTTCCATGCAATGACAACACGTGTGACCAAAGACTGCCGTAAAAGTTTCATCGGTGTCGGGAAGTGTCGCAAATCCAGATCTCTACCGGGTATGGTATACAGCAGATTTAAAGTGAAGTAACACACAGCTGATTTACTCATAAAAACAAAGGTAAGGGACTCGGACAGTATGACTTTACAGACTCTGTTGTTTATATAAATTGGTAAAAGTTAATTCTCTGTGACTTGATGATGCACGCATGTGTAAATATTCCGATAATATGATTACTTTGTTCCAATGCAGGACATTTAATTAGCAAACACCACTCAACGATGTCAACAACAGGCCAGGTAAGAAAACCTAATCTACGATATATTCATTGTTCGTTTTATAAATAGTATAAGTCTGTCTGTTCTGACAACTGGTTGAGTATGACGTTCAACGCCCAGTGTAGCCCCATTTTAGCCCAATTTTATACTATTTATATGAATACAAGGGGATCAGACTGTCAAGTTTCTTCTCATTTGAGATTGGCCTAAAAACGCTGTGAgactcactttctctgtcagGTGATCAAGTGCAAGGCAGCTGTTGCATGGGAGCCTGGGAAGCCTCTGTCCATTGAGGATGTGGAGGTGGCTCCTCCGAAGGCCCATGAAGTCCGCATCAAGGTCAGCTGCTTATCCAAACTTTGTCTGTAATGCAAGAAAATATGAGTGTATCATATCCAACTTTGGTTGTAGATTCGGACACAGCAAGCTTTCCAGTGTTAACAGCTGATTCTGAagaatattataaagagtatgagtatgctctatatgaaaagtgctcTGAGaaaacttctgttatgatttgatACTATATAAATCAAGTTGAATTGAATagatttttcagttttttggaCTTGATGGTGTTAAGTTATATCAGACTTAAATTAACAAATAAGAACAATGGCATAATGTTAAATTTCTCTCAGTGACACATTAACAAATTAACCAAGACTAaggataagataagataatcctttattgacAATACTTTTATTAATCAAGGGGACGTTACTTTCAGATTTTACTTTGATCATACAGCCAATACATTCtgtcagaaaacatttgaacacatttcacttcctttgtctcagtttgtttcctgttgatGTGAATATTGCACACCGACAACATCCGTATGATCCAGTGAATCAGCATCCTACCTATTTGTACAGATTGTTGCCACAGGTGTGTGCCACACAGACTGGGAATACCTGTATGAGACTGAAAAAGGGATGAAGTTTAGGCCATTCCCGCTAGTTCTGGGCCATGAAGCAGCAGGAGTAGTGGAGAGTATTGGTCCAGAAGTCACCAAATTCTCGCCGGGTAAATTGCACagctcaaaacaaacaagattcattccttcttttttgctttttttctatccatttttatatatatatatatatctctgaCTGATTGTctgctttttgctgttttcacaggTGATAAAGTTATTCCTCTTTTTCTGCCACAGTGTGAGGAATGTGAACGATGTCAGAGTCCTaaaacaaatctgtgcaggagAAACTGGTGATTACCatatgtttacacacacaaacacatacacacactcaacttTACACTATTGCTTTCATGGTGTTTAACTactcactgtttctttttttgttgcctttagGGCAAATACTCAAATGGGTGTATTGGCTGATGGCACAAGCAGGATATCTTGCAAGGGGCAGCAGGTATACCAGTTTCTTGGCGTCAGTTCTTTCTCCCAGTACAGTGTCGTTCCCGATACCTCTCTTGCAAAGATAAGAAGTGACGCACCGTTGGACAAAGTATGTCTGCTAGGCTGTGGTGTCTCCACTGGTTATGGTGCTGCTATTAATACAGGCAAGGTAAGACGATGAGGATCTGCCAGACACTTGCATTCAAATAACTTGAATTCTCATCAGCTCTGATGTGGACCAGTGGTTGTGGTTGTCCTTAGAACAAGATGGATGTAGATGCAACACATTTATGAAGATTTATTTACAAACATGACCATTTATAAAGTTGAGCTTATTATAACAAAATGGATTTACTATCTGAAGGAAAACTTAGTTAGTTAGAAAACATCGATtacttccagctgctgttgctgcctaGTGACGTTAACAGTATATGGCAGGACTGTAGTTATTTATTTCTCCCACTAGATGTCAGTAGACAACATGAGCGCCACATAAGTGTACTTAATGGGTTAAAACTTCCCCATATTCCACcccttcagtttttttttcaattgtttttgcatatgagataagataaataatGCAAGGTGAATacaaaaccaaatcaaaaaGGTTTTGCGGAGAAGACTAAAGGTCTGTAGAAAAGATAAAGATGTGTAGAGCATCCCCCTTAAGCACAGCATAAAATCATCCAACTTGTCTTGAATATTAAGCAAACTTAGGAATGCAATGTAAGGGTAAACTCctaactgaaaacaaagtgaaactgtgaataaaactaaaacaatgacaaagcaTTCTTGTGTGCCTGATAAGAATCAATTCTTTACAAGTTAgatagaaaagaaacaaataatattTGAATAACAGATATGTTTAGAAgaacaaagtacaaataaactATATAAAAGTGATCTTGTCAGATGTCTATTAAACAGGTTTTGGTTGACTGGCTCCCAAACTGTTTGAATCCAGGTTGAAAAAGATTCCTCGTGTGCCGTGTTTGGGCTTGGAGCCGTCGGACTGGCCGCCGTCATGGGCTGCAAGGCTGCTGGGGCGAAAAGGATCATCGGGGTTGACGTTAACCCTGACAAGTTTGAGAAAGCCGAACTGTTTGGAGCCTCTGAATGTGTCAACCCCAAAGATCATAACAAGCCCATCCAGGAAGTTCTGGTGGAGATGACAGGCGGAGGGGTGGACTACGCTGTGGAGTGTGTTGGAAGTCCAGCTGTCATGGTGGGTGTCTCAATCTCCTCTCAAAATTTTAGACATTTGAGTACCTCTAGGTACAGTAGGAATCATTGTCTATACAATGTCcctaagataagataagatatcctttattaatccctcagcggggcAATTTGctttgttccagcagcatacaggatagtgcaattgagacataagtagaaaatcaagatataataaataaaaacaataaagactactaaaaaaaagcttctaaaactaaaaaaacaactgtaatttacacaGTTACAGATTTACAATTTTACAAGTTCAATACCCACacctctctatgtgcaatacagtacaatccctttacctttatttctttctgtaaATCAGGTTGGTAGGCTACAGAGTGGGTCTACAGTATAATGCAGTTTGTGCACACAGATTTGATTAGAAgtttctgcaaaaacaaaatatggcaCAATTAAACAGTTTTGTGCAATTGCCGCAGTTTCTGCAAATTTGTTGTCCTAGAGCGCTGCGCTTGAGTCTACAAGAGAAGCCTGGGGCGTCTGTGTCATTGTTGGCTGGACAGAGACGGAAGCAATGAACGTCGTGGTTGAAAAGATCCTGATGGGACGCACCTTGAAGGGGACTTATTTTGGAGGTGAACTTAAAACAAGTTACCAGGCCTATTAGCTCACGCAAATATGCTTCTGTAATAATTGAACGTTAATTATTATGATAGAGAAATTCAGTGAGAAGTGAAACTTAAAGTTCAGTGTATCATTGTAAaggtaaaatataaaagagCTGTTGCACTTCTGGGTCCAATTTGATGTTAGACTTTGATAAAATGCTTATTAAAACACTACTGGTAAACATGATTTGATTATGGCTTCAAGTAATGATTTGTTTTCGCTAATAGTAGCTTTAAGCTAGCgagaccagaatgcaatgcagtcACATAACATGTTACATTTTAGGCAAGAGGCCTTGGTCATAATATTTGTAAGATCACACTTGTAAGTAGTGGACAGTATGTAAGTACATGCTCACATATGGTTGAAAATAACAGTGCCTTTCTAAGGGGCTCATTAATGTCCGCTATGTTCTGGTTCATAAGACTCGTTATCCTCTTCTAAAGGTTGGAAGAGTGCGCACGATGTGCCTAAACTGGTGGACGACTACATGTACAACAAGCTGAAGCTGGATGAGTTTATCACCCACAACCTCCAGCTGGATCAAGTCAATGTGGCCTTTGACCTTTTGAAAGGTGGGAAAAGGTAAGACCTGATTTATTTGTGGCTGCTtttttatgtgggtgtgtgtcttttattgcTGACATTGAGTAGACAAAGAATTGTTCACAGAGTGACATTATTGCAATTATATAAACCAAAACGACCTGTTTGATTATAAAAACAAGCACCAAGAGATTTCTAATACCATAATAATGACCTCCTGTAGAACTCCTGTACCAATCTTGTGTACAACATTTTCCTTAATATACTGACCCAGGTTTGTCAAACTGCTGCAGTGGCCTTTGCATAATAACCTTGttcctttttatatttgaaCAATATTCCCACACATCTTGGAGTATCTGATATAGAAACTGCTTATATTTCAGGAATAtatgtgtgatatatatatgtactgtgCATATTATTCTGTATTGCATATTGTCTCTGTctattagggctgcaaccaactattattttcatcatcgattaatctacagattattttcttgattacttgattaatcattatctataaactaaataaagaaCTGTGAAAAATCTCCACCACAGTTTGCCAGAGTCCAACTTGACGTCCTCAAATGACggtccaacagtccaaaaccaaaagataaaCACTTTACAATTGTAGGAgtccagcaaatattcacagtgGAGAAGCTGGAAGTAATCGATTCATTGTGTAATCACTTctattgtttatattatatattaggCCTTTAGGTCTGGTAGGAACTCTATGACTTCTCCTAataatttttcttcttttttttagcaTCCGTACTATAATCAGTCTGTGGCAAGAGGAGGCTTAACCTAAAGTGGCTACCTTATAGGATGAAGGATTGGAATTCAGCGTCATTGTAATGATATTTTGTAAACAACTCTGCAATGTGTTTGGGAAAATGTTATGCTCTTTTTCTTAAAAGATATTAACAATTAGTTTCCCCTGCTTGACTTTGTAGCAaatggccactagatggcagtctTATGTCACGCAAaagcttctgtgtttgtgtccatgagTCTAACTTTATGAAGATATTGCTTTTCTATCTGCAAAggattctgtatttttattcaggTTCAATTCTgaggttgttttttcttgtttattttgtggacttgatcaaaagagagaaacagcacaTAATGCTCAGTGCACTTCAGTGTAAAATGATACCGACTGTAATTCATAGATAGATTCATAGACACAGCATCTGCAGTAACATCAAGACAAATTCTCTCTACATCTGTCATACTTGGCAGCTACAGTGATTCTGCTCCTGATATCAATGTGAAGGGATAGTTGGAATTAAATACCCTTGTATAGAAGACACAGGAACCAAATGGCTGAATCTGTCATCAGCCACGGAGAAGTATCTGGTTCATGTGGTCAGGCTTACCGAATTTCGTCCTTggtaatattatatattgattTAATAGGGAGCCGACGAGGAGGGCTAACATGACAGTAGTTGGCTGTCAGGACAGAAGACAAAAGGTTGTTTGGGGAATGCCTCTCGGTGAAGAACTGAAATAGCTGTCGAAggaatttgttttattgaagTTCCATTCAGATCAAATGAATACCCTTGGCATTACCCTGCTTTTCcatctttatttaaaatggaaaataaattggTGCTCTCCCTCTTATGTTGGTCTCCTCTGCCTGTGTGCTATCAATCACAGATTATACAGCTTAGACCCCCCCGACACCTTCCAAAGAATCTCAAACTAAAGAAAGTTTTTGAGAAATAGAAAGCAGAACAATGCAGAGAATGGAGCAGTAGAGGGAGATAAATGAGGAAGAtcaaaagaaagaggaagacaagtTTTGACAGGTGGTTATGTGACTGGGCACCCTCATCTATAAATGTTGGACATGCTCACAGATTTATAAGGCTTTCTTGGGGATATGTGTCTGAATGTCTGCCTCATCAATGGTAAAACTATCCAAAGTGACGACCATAAGTCTCCtaccttttcctctctttgtgtttgaactCCACAACCTCTGGAATTGTCACAGCGCTGTGCAACTGATACAGGGAGGGCATGCTATCTGAATTACAACCACGGCATTGTACACATTTTCTGAAAGCCTTAACTGTCCATCTTGTCATGTTTCACATACATCTGTGCAACGTGTCTGCAGATATCTTCTAGGTAGGAAACTATGGTGTGGAGTTGAATAGTAATATAGACAGCTAACATTTGCAAACTgggaaatcatttttatttttttcctcttaaatgacaaacaacagaaatgcCAGATGAGGTGAATGCCATCACACAAATAAAGGcatgtctggaaaaaaaatgtcaaaaagtgcTTCCTCACCTTTCACAATATTTAGATTGGGATCAAGAGATTTCCTCTTATTTATTAAGCTTTATTCctctgtgacagacagatgatggcacattaaatatgaagagaacataaaaaaaggtatttgaacagacattgtttttattgttgttttttaacaacacatttaaacacataaacaacaaatataataaCACTCCCATGTACACGCATTTTAAACGTGAGTTGGCTCTCATTTAACTGGTAATTCATGTCATGGCAAATATCAATACAATATATCCGCCAGAAACTACAAATCATACTATCTGGTATCTCTAGCTTACTTAtggttttatatttctgttatatattgtacatttcaGTACACAGACAAAGAGTAGCCTCTGCATAACAGCGACTAGTACAGTATATGTTCTCAGGTACTAGATGTCCATTAATGACTTAGGACatctattttgtatttgtttatctcTACTTGATGTTAGTCATGCTCACTTACACATTCTGGTTGTTTCTCGTAGTGAAAACAACTGTGCAACCATCAAGAGAGACTGGTTTATTGGCTGGAGAGTAATCTGTAGACCGGATTTCTCATGTTTTTTGGCCAATCAAGTCTGACACAATGTTAAGATGCCACACCTTGAGCAAGTACAATTTTTGTTTCCGTCTGGGGGACCTTAATGTTGCTCATTTACTCTAATTTCATGTAAACCTTACACAACACATTTAGTGTTAATAGTGGTCGACATGCTACCCCTATAGAAACTCTAAAATTCTGCATAATAAGACTTTTTCACAGAGGACGTTTCGACACGTCGCAGTACGAAAAGTACAggtgtaaataaaaaatgtaatgatggctgaattccatttagtgGCTTCTGTTtcattgtgcatgctggctcactgtcgcAGCTTATTGGGACATTTGTGACATTACTAACACGtgcacttttaaaaaatgttaaaatgtctgctatgAAAAAAGTCTATTACATTACTAGATATaggaacattttaattatttatttttagttcaGTTCAAACACATTATTACAGGGCTTATGTtctataaatgtgtaaaatgacaTTACTATGCTGTCACACCGTTTGTACACACCTGTCTGCCGTATTGTGaacatcataaaacataaattcacATTAATCAGTCAAAAAAAAGGTCTGTATTAACATCTCTGAGAAATAAGCTCGAGGGGAAAGCATGTCTGAAAGAGACACAGTCAGttagacagagagatagagggatggatatactgtatagcCCCAACGGCTACGGAAGAATGGCCCACTTAAGTCACTAAAGACTGCCAATGTGAGGCCCCTGTTTTATCAGCAAATCCTGGCCATTATACGGCTAATGCCAGGCATTGCCTGTGACATCCCCGGTCTTTCTCTGACACGGTTAGCTTTAGCTTCTGTGTCAGTGGAATATACGCAGCTTCACTGGAGGACAGCACAATACAGTACTTAGTGTTGTGGAGGGGCAACTCGTTATCCGCTGTATAAGTGCATTGTGCAGTAACAAATCTGACAGAGTAAGCCTATTTTATCTCCAACATATTAACATGTTtagaaattaagaaaaactgCCATGACTCTAGGCTTGATATCAAAGCATTTTGGGGTTTCAAGCAccaaaaacttgttttttttttgttgaaatttgCAGGACTGTGAtgaatttgagtttgagacAGTGATCTACTTTTTCAATAATGTACAGGTGTACTGTTTCATCATACTtgggcaaaagaaaaacacatagtGGGAGACACATAGGCTACTTTTCCAAAATTGTTCATAAAAATAAGAGTCTATGGTCCCACACTTCAGAGGCCTTATTGTAATACAAAACCCCTATAATGACTGTATCATGCTCTTCTCTTTGAGCCATGCAACaccatatgttttgtattttgtaagcTGTCAGTCAtattgtgtcagtgttttatacTTAAGTTGCAACAGAAATAGACAACAAAGAGCAGGATTAGACAGACCACACATGGCTATTaccaaagagacacaaacacacacacacatacacacataaaggGCTACATGCGTGACAGCTCTaagcttttgttgtgttttgtctgacagcagcagtaaagtaGTAATTGAGAGATTAGCTCTAAGGTGCCATCATGGCACTCCTTTGTTTGGTCTCACCCTTATTGGTCACACAGAACATTACTAGTATGCGTGGGAAGGAGTCATACACTGAGATAGTTATTGTAGTTTGCCTTATTTTGGTTCTGTTGACTCTGTCATAAATGACCTGGTCCAAAATTGACATCCTTGGCAAAGACAATGTACAATATGATATATTGATTTCAGGTATATTTCATACCTTGATTGTCGAATGGCAGGATTGCAGAATcagattgtgtgtatgtataaacGTGTCCATACCCTTGTCTTTAatcataaaagtaaaatattgaataaaGTACCCTAAAACAGGAACAATAACTATATCTTTGAACATTTGACCTTGTGGGCTTGACAGAACTCATCCACGACAGACTTGGACCCAGCCCTATCCCCTCTGCCACACTGCTTTTTTCTATGTGCCAACACTGAGTCAACAGAGTCATTTCATGTGGTTATGGGCTGAAGGTAGGGGGAGATATTTCTCTCAGACCCTGTGTGTTTACCCCCTAATCCCTGAGAAGAAGTTCACAAGCGTGAGGAAAGTACTGGGAGATTTAACTACCTCCCAAACCTGCTCAGTTTACCGCTCCCCTGGTTTTCACAGCTACATGGGGCTCGGGTAATTCCTGGGAATGTTTgggaagggtttttttttgtgtgtgtggttgtaagAATATAATTGGTATGAAATTGCTAGTTATGTTCATACATGCAACAATGTACAATAGTCTGTATACactatacaataaaaatattcataaagAATTTCTCCTACTAGTGTTAGTTTTTCTTGGGTGTTACTGCGATATATTAATAACATGATTTGTATAGCACGACAACGTAGTGATGTAGTTACAATGATGTTTAAAATAGAATACAGACGTAGTGCAGATTGCGAAAGGTAGTTAATTCTAACGTTTAGATTCAATGACAACAAATGCACCCATGGTAGCAAATTTAGACTTTAGAAACTGTGAGAAGAGCTTGTTAAGTGTGCACCCTTGTAGAAATGATCTTAAATGGTCATACATATAACTTAAGGCCAATCAATTTCATTCCTTTTaagtgttaaataaataaatgtgtggtCCCTTCTTTTACTTAGTGCTGAATATAGAGAGACAGGATTAAATGAAGACAAATAACTTTCTCAAGGTCAGcggcagagagaaatgttttgattttacttctactactacaactaataataataataatgataataaatataaacagaTTACCATAGTGTGACCTTTACCATATGATGTCATAACAACCAGTAGAGCATTTTTGCGTGAGTGCAGCTGTATAAATGTCTAGGAATCtgttctgctgctcttctcATTTTAAAGTGTAATCTTAAAAAAgtttcatataataataataataattattagtCAACTTCTCCTTGAACCACTGAGAGACATGTTTTTGCACTCGTGTTTGTCCCTGAAAAAGACTCTGTTACAGTACGTCTGGTTCATTACGTTTCCGTCTTACTTGAAATATCTTCCAGCGTTGCTTCAAATGAGCCTCAAGGTTGTGGTAGACAAggaaaatcaaaataaatgtgtggtGAGTCATAGTTACCGTGTTATACCGCCGCAGTAAAGCACAtcattctgtttttctccttctcctcccgACAACTCACTGTTGTCTCTGATGAGGCTCCCAAATCACTGCTCCTTGGCTCGCAGCCAGGCCACAAAAGGATTGGGCCAATCCCAAAAAATACACTTCTAACTGAACACAGTTTAAACACTTTTGGCTAGTAATTGTggtaaaaagaagagaaacctGAAATGATCCATTATAGGTGCCTGGGCCCATTACTCATTCTCAAGCATCCCACAGTTTTCAATTATACATTGGCAGGCAGGATTGAAGTGAGTAATGCtgaatttacatttacttacattttaAGTGTATAGCTGGAGCTCTGAAGCAGAATAAAGATATTCTGAATGATAAAGATTATTCCTCGCCACTTTGATATTATCTCTCATGAGAGTTTACAAAGCTGGCATCAAGCACTAATTATGACTCACTAACTTTAATCAACCCCAATGATGGATATAGTACTTCTGTGAATTTGCAAATTATAGTAaattatatagttatatatcaaatttccccgctgagggattaataaaggattattttatgttattttagtgCTGTTTCTATGTCACAATCTTTGTATTTTAATACAACAAAAGATGTTGGGAACAGGGCATGGCAGTAGAGAAATCTGACGACAGCAAATGTCAATGTCAGAGTTCTTCTGTGGCAAACATTTCTTGGTTGACAATTGAAAGTTAATGACCTCcggaaaagagaggagatgagataaGATTTATATTCTATAATTGTGTAAAAGATAGAGTCTCACATGTTACCAGAAGTATAAGAAACAGTCTAAAGAGGTAAGAAACTGATAAACAACTATttcaaattaataaatacaacacattaaGTTAACGAAATGGCATTAAAAAgctatatacattatatacaacATTATAATAGGCCATAGTATATGTTTGATTTGTGTATAGTGCTAATAGTtgtgaaaatatacagtatatgtgcagGCGTAATGAGTAATGCAGCTCCACAGGCCTTATTGAAGTCGAACTGTGACTTCAGTTCAGTCACACTGAAGTGTGATCAGTGGTTTATGTAGTATgcataatataaatatatagttatagttatatagGTATAATAGTAAATACAAGATATAaagaataaactgcagtgtgtacagtatatgtggcaTACTAAACgctatatatgtataaatgttaACTTGAACACACACTAAATAGTATAATAAATTATAGATATTCAATATCATATTGTTTGTGAAGTGCCAGTTTTAATGTGCAACAGGATCTATAGTGACTTGTTAATCATGTTTATAGGTAAATGTGGGGTTCAAGGACACAATGCAGTATTTGTTGACTAAACCACCATTTACAGCCTTAAAGTTATTGAATTCACACAATTACTAAATGAAATAATACACCTAGTTTACATTGAAAATGGTACCTTATGGTGATTTTGTACCATGTAGCTGTagttatttgtcattttgtaaaCCAAATGTTTATTTCCCAAACACATGACCCCTTCTTCCTGATCTTGACTTGtattagcagagcagcagcaatCCTGAACGCCTTTGGGAAGTTAGTTTTTAAGAATGTTCACATTGtaaggtcaacttcactgccagcaaaacacacagatttaaacTTTAGCAACGGATTTAACATCCAATATGTAATCCTAACTGGGGAGGTTTGGACATGGACAATATTCCCACAACCTCACACTGAGAAAAGCCAACAGTTTGCTGCCACCACTTCAGCTACGTCGCTTTACCAAaaagtctctctctgtcgccTCTCATCTTAGCTGGAGTCTCTGTGTGCTGCGTGTTTGCCTATACTTCCCAAATCCCTAAGAGCAAACAGGAGCATGGGCAGATTATCGTAATATCATCTATGCCACTAAgtacacaaaaatgaaatgtcatcgATGTTCCAGGGTAGAGTCAAAATAAGAAAGTCAAACCAGGGCTGCCCTGCTAGATATAGTGCAAAGGGCATCTTTTCAATccaaaaataattacattttgatgtttgaagtctatctatgtatctatctatctatctatctatctatctatctatctgtctgtctgtctgtctgtctgtctgtctgtctgtctgtctgtctatctatctgtctgtctgtctgtctgtctgtctgtctgtctgtctatctatctatctgtctgtctgtctgtctgtctgtctgtctgtctgtctgtctgtctgtctgtctgtctatctatctatctatctatctatctatctatctatctatctatctatctatccatctatccatctatctatctatctatctcgtttttcttccttttacaTGTACCCTCTCTGCTGATGACAGATGCACTCATGTGGAGCCATAATgagattaaaattaaaagaagaaaagaaaagtcaaaatggaTTTTAATCAATAATCTGGCTACTTCTTTGTGGATGGCATGTGAGTCTTGAAGAAAAGGCAAATGACTGGGAATGAGAGCTAAAGCTAATAAGCAGGCCATCGCTAATCTCTTAAACAAACCTCCTCGCTCCCTATGTGGCCTTCTTTCTTGcattataaataatgtatattttgcCAGCAACCCCCCTCCAACACCccaacacagatacacacacaaacacacacaacactcccCCTCAATGTCTCTTTTGACTTCTGAGTTGCCGGTAGAGTTCAATGTGGTCCCTCACCCAACCTTATTGGTTTACTTTAATTAGTGATATTGAAGGCAGGGGCAAAtgaggaggg
It encodes:
- the LOC139290973 gene encoding alcohol dehydrogenase class-3-like, with protein sequence MSTTGQVIKCKAAVAWEPGKPLSIEDVEVAPPKAHEVRIKIVATGVCHTDWEYLYETEKGMKFRPFPLVLGHEAAGVVESIGPEVTKFSPGDKVIPLFLPQCEECERCQSPKTNLCRRNWANTQMGVLADGTSRISCKGQQVYQFLGVSSFSQYSVVPDTSLAKIRSDAPLDKVCLLGCGVSTGYGAAINTGKVEKDSSCAVFGLGAVGLAAVMGCKAAGAKRIIGVDVNPDKFEKAELFGASECVNPKDHNKPIQEVLVEMTGGGVDYAVECVGSPAVMSAALESTREAWGVCVIVGWTETEAMNVVVEKILMGRTLKGTYFGGWKSAHDVPKLVDDYMYNKLKLDEFITHNLQLDQVNVAFDLLKGGKSIRTIISLWQEEA